From the genome of Pelobacter propionicus DSM 2379, one region includes:
- a CDS encoding PocR ligand-binding domain-containing protein, whose amino-acid sequence MARFRFQQLVDTHKIQTLMESYNRVTGLLSAILDTDERVLVAAGWQDICVRFHRQHPVTLARCKESEAFIKSQLLRYEGRFFEYRCRNGLRDMAMPIVFDGEHLATFFFGQCFYEDDNPDPEFFRQQAREFGFDEEKYIAALESVPVYSREQMRNALELYSNLMNIISEMGTKKLVLVQEIEARERVSRVMLESRTYTDRVLSAILSEGYDEV is encoded by the coding sequence ATGGCTCGATTTCGTTTTCAGCAACTCGTAGATACCCACAAGATCCAGACCCTCATGGAGTCGTACAACAGGGTGACCGGACTGCTTTCTGCCATTCTGGATACCGATGAGCGGGTGCTGGTTGCCGCCGGTTGGCAGGACATATGTGTACGTTTTCATCGCCAACACCCGGTAACCCTTGCCCGCTGCAAGGAAAGCGAAGCCTTTATCAAGTCTCAGTTGCTGCGTTACGAAGGGAGATTTTTCGAGTATCGCTGCAGGAACGGCTTGCGGGACATGGCCATGCCGATCGTGTTTGACGGTGAACACCTGGCGACGTTTTTCTTCGGTCAGTGTTTTTACGAAGATGACAATCCCGATCCCGAGTTCTTTCGACAGCAGGCTCGGGAATTCGGTTTTGATGAAGAGAAATACATTGCAGCGCTGGAGTCGGTTCCGGTCTATTCCCGGGAGCAGATGCGCAATGCCCTGGAACTCTATTCGAACCTGATGAATATTATTTCCGAAATGGGAACCAAGAAACTCGTGCTTGTACAGGAGATCGAGGCGCGGGAGAGGGTCAGTCGGGTCATGCTGGAGTCCAGGACCTATACCGACCGGGTTCTTTCCGCGATTCTGTCCGAGGGATACGACGAAGTCTGA
- a CDS encoding universal stress protein encodes MFRKMLVCTDLSPASDALIKCVEELRNVGMEEVVLTHVRFMSTAPGVEEILSEESSPALQGQRSYLEERGMRVSVEMPCGLPSQGIVDVAEKHDVSAILIGSHGKGILQSAALGSVSAQLLHQMRRPVLLARIALLEGGECESVCSRMFRRLLFPTDFSETAERAMEYLGRIIKGTRCSVTVMHVREQGGADQQDSEEDVRFLLEAKARRLRMQGATEVIPLLVHGSPAGEIVERAARGGFSLIVMGGQGKGIIEELFLGSVANQVARRAETPVLFIPALR; translated from the coding sequence ATGTTCAGGAAAATGCTTGTCTGTACCGATCTCTCCCCTGCATCGGACGCGCTGATCAAGTGCGTGGAGGAGTTGCGCAACGTCGGCATGGAAGAGGTCGTCCTCACCCACGTCAGGTTTATGTCCACTGCGCCCGGCGTCGAAGAGATCCTTTCCGAAGAGAGTTCACCCGCCCTGCAGGGGCAGCGCTCCTACCTGGAGGAACGGGGGATGCGGGTCTCCGTGGAGATGCCCTGCGGCCTCCCCTCCCAGGGCATCGTGGATGTGGCGGAGAAGCACGACGTCTCGGCCATCCTGATCGGTTCCCACGGCAAGGGCATCCTTCAGTCTGCGGCCCTGGGCAGTGTCTCCGCGCAGTTGCTCCACCAGATGCGCCGCCCCGTTCTCTTGGCCCGTATCGCCCTTTTGGAAGGGGGGGAGTGCGAATCGGTCTGCTCCAGGATGTTCCGCCGCCTGCTCTTCCCCACCGATTTTTCCGAGACCGCCGAGCGGGCGATGGAGTACCTGGGCAGGATAATCAAGGGTACCCGCTGTTCCGTGACCGTCATGCATGTGCGGGAGCAGGGGGGGGCTGATCAGCAGGACTCCGAGGAGGATGTGCGCTTCCTGCTGGAGGCCAAGGCGAGGCGTCTGCGAATGCAGGGGGCAACGGAGGTGATCCCCCTGCTGGTTCATGGTTCGCCGGCCGGGGAGATTGTCGAGCGCGCCGCACGCGGCGGCTTCTCCCTGATCGTCATGGGCGGACAGGGCAAGGGGATCATTGAGGAGCTCTTCCTTGGGAGCGTTGCCAACCAGGTGGCGCGCCGCGCGGAGACCCCGGTGTTGTTCATTCCGGCGCTCCGGTGA
- a CDS encoding sigma-54-dependent Fis family transcriptional regulator, giving the protein MFEQERSRHRETVCQLACGQHQGIVNHSLRHDVQPHILRSWERCLTRYNLDPSQLEKPIRVGDKALADYREPLEDFLFFAQSGMRKLYRMLSSVGYVLLLCNAEGVTIDYVGDPKDEREHRRAGLCPGTVWQESLAGTCGVGTCLEERRAVTIHRNEHFFSPFIGLSCSAAPLYHPDGTLLGALDASLLHSPESKDSQAVALLLVNSHARLIENAYFVRKCRDHWMIRFNKMQAFVEVTTEQIIAVNADGCIVAANFNAISELGRQGGGTPVNRQLSDIFELRIEELVDNALNRTQMVFAIRAVATGIQYFALFSAPGARTVQPARQHGNSDRAAQPKNRPRARLGLNQLAGADPQMRRNATRALRVMNRGIPILLTGETGTGKEVFARAIHESSDRAAKPFIALNCASIPESLIESELFGYRQGAFTGAHIKGMRGKILQADGGTLFLDEIGDMPLSLQTRLLRVLAEKEVLPLGSESPVRVDLNVICATLRNLEELVRDGRFREDLYYRLNGITITLPPLREREDRDMLIRNVLLAERQSGDARISQEAFDALTRHSWPGNIRELHNLIRCALAVSENGIITLDDLPPVKNGGKAVSFLPAASSPRSAAAPLDEYGIMLDMLARYEWNLSRVSRELGISRPTLYKKMKCYAIVPPHPFERKKKN; this is encoded by the coding sequence ATGTTCGAACAAGAGCGGAGCAGACATAGGGAAACCGTATGCCAACTGGCGTGCGGACAGCACCAGGGAATCGTCAACCACAGCTTGCGACATGACGTACAGCCCCACATTTTGAGATCGTGGGAACGCTGCCTGACAAGATACAACCTCGACCCGTCCCAGCTGGAGAAACCGATTCGGGTGGGGGACAAGGCTCTGGCCGACTACCGGGAACCGCTTGAGGATTTCCTGTTCTTCGCCCAGTCCGGCATGCGGAAACTGTACCGAATGCTCTCCTCTGTCGGGTACGTGCTCCTGCTGTGCAACGCTGAAGGGGTGACCATCGATTATGTGGGGGATCCCAAGGATGAACGGGAGCATCGCCGAGCAGGGCTGTGTCCCGGAACGGTCTGGCAGGAATCGCTGGCAGGCACCTGTGGTGTTGGCACCTGTCTCGAGGAGCGCCGGGCCGTCACCATCCACCGGAATGAGCATTTTTTCTCCCCCTTCATCGGTCTGAGCTGCAGCGCGGCGCCACTCTACCATCCTGACGGCACCTTGCTGGGAGCCCTGGATGCCTCACTGCTCCATTCCCCCGAATCCAAGGATTCCCAGGCGGTTGCTCTCCTGCTGGTCAATTCCCACGCCCGCCTGATAGAGAACGCCTATTTTGTCAGAAAGTGCCGGGATCACTGGATGATCCGCTTTAACAAGATGCAGGCTTTCGTCGAGGTCACAACGGAGCAGATCATCGCCGTGAACGCGGACGGTTGTATCGTTGCCGCGAATTTCAACGCCATCAGCGAACTGGGCAGGCAGGGGGGCGGCACCCCCGTCAATCGACAGCTGAGCGATATCTTTGAGCTGCGCATCGAGGAGCTGGTCGATAACGCCCTCAACAGGACACAGATGGTCTTTGCCATCCGTGCCGTTGCCACCGGAATCCAGTACTTCGCGCTCTTTTCCGCGCCGGGAGCCAGAACCGTGCAGCCGGCCAGGCAGCACGGCAACAGTGACAGGGCGGCTCAGCCAAAGAACAGGCCACGTGCCCGTCTGGGGCTGAACCAACTGGCGGGTGCCGATCCGCAGATGAGGCGCAACGCCACCCGCGCCCTGCGGGTGATGAACAGGGGGATTCCCATTTTGCTGACCGGTGAGACCGGCACCGGCAAGGAGGTCTTTGCGCGGGCAATTCATGAGTCCAGTGATCGGGCCGCAAAGCCGTTCATCGCGCTGAACTGCGCATCCATCCCCGAATCCCTGATCGAAAGCGAGCTTTTCGGTTACCGGCAGGGGGCCTTTACCGGTGCCCATATCAAGGGGATGCGCGGCAAAATCCTGCAGGCCGACGGCGGTACGCTCTTTCTTGACGAAATCGGTGATATGCCCCTGAGCCTGCAAACCAGGCTGCTGCGTGTTCTGGCTGAAAAAGAGGTTTTGCCGCTGGGAAGCGAAAGCCCGGTCCGGGTCGATCTTAACGTTATCTGCGCGACCCTGCGCAACCTGGAGGAACTGGTACGTGACGGGAGGTTCAGGGAGGATCTGTACTACCGGCTGAACGGAATCACCATAACTCTGCCGCCGCTGCGGGAACGGGAGGACAGGGACATGCTGATCAGAAACGTGCTGTTGGCGGAACGCCAAAGCGGTGATGCCCGGATCAGCCAGGAAGCCTTCGATGCTCTTACGCGTCATTCCTGGCCGGGGAATATCCGTGAGCTGCACAACCTGATACGATGTGCTCTGGCGGTGAGCGAAAACGGCATCATCACTCTGGATGACCTGCCGCCGGTGAAAAACGGGGGCAAGGCGGTATCGTTTCTCCCCGCTGCTTCATCGCCGCGGAGTGCTGCCGCTCCACTGGACGAATACGGCATTATGCTGGATATGCTGGCCAGGTACGAATGGAACCTCTCACGGGTTTCACGAGAACTGGGCATCAGCCGGCCAACGCTCTACAAGAAGATGAAATGCTACGCCATTGTTCCGCCGCACCCGTTTGAAAGAAAGAAGAAAAATTGA
- a CDS encoding Franean1_4349 family RiPP, whose translation MSQTEVERCIGRIVTDGEFREKATRSLGTACYDEGFVLSPRELALLEHLDFQCFAAVAELLDDALRRR comes from the coding sequence ATGTCCCAGACGGAAGTGGAACGTTGTATCGGCAGGATCGTAACCGATGGGGAGTTCAGGGAGAAGGCGACCCGCTCCCTCGGAACCGCCTGCTACGATGAGGGCTTTGTCCTCTCCCCACGGGAACTGGCGCTGCTGGAACACCTCGATTTCCAGTGTTTCGCCGCCGTGGCGGAACTGCTGGATGACGCGCTCCGGCGCAGGTGA
- a CDS encoding TIGR00266 family protein, which translates to MTQWFLIYDGRQEGPYDIQQARQRVRADSGGHAWREGYADWVPISRVAELMEQTGGVPAPPSGRRASDDIDYRIVGSEMQFVEIELDPGESVIAEAGAMMYKDASITMEAIFGDGSSQGGGFTDKLFSAGKRILTGESLFMTLFTQSGQGKARAAFAAPYPGNIIPATLASLGGTLICQKDCFLCAARGVSVGIFFQRRIMTGLFGGEGFIMQKLEGDGLAFLHAGGTIVERVLSAGETLHVDTGCLVAMEPTVSFDIQQAGNIKTALFGGEGLFFARLTGPGRVWLQSLPFSRLAGRMLQASPQRGGGKDEGSLLGSLGTLIGGDR; encoded by the coding sequence ATGACCCAGTGGTTTCTGATCTACGACGGACGGCAGGAAGGGCCCTACGATATCCAGCAGGCCCGCCAGCGGGTACGTGCGGATTCCGGTGGCCATGCCTGGCGCGAGGGGTATGCCGATTGGGTACCCATTTCCCGGGTAGCCGAACTGATGGAACAGACGGGTGGCGTTCCGGCGCCACCCTCGGGCCGGCGCGCTTCCGACGACATCGACTACAGGATCGTCGGTTCGGAGATGCAGTTCGTGGAGATCGAACTGGACCCGGGGGAGAGCGTGATCGCCGAGGCGGGCGCCATGATGTACAAGGATGCCAGCATCACCATGGAGGCCATCTTCGGCGACGGCTCCAGCCAGGGGGGCGGCTTCACGGACAAGCTGTTCAGCGCCGGCAAGCGGATCCTGACCGGCGAGAGCCTGTTCATGACCCTTTTTACCCAGAGCGGCCAGGGCAAGGCCCGCGCCGCCTTTGCCGCCCCCTATCCGGGCAACATCATCCCGGCCACCTTGGCGAGCCTGGGAGGCACCCTGATCTGTCAGAAGGACTGCTTCCTCTGCGCCGCCCGTGGTGTCTCCGTCGGCATCTTCTTCCAGCGCCGCATCATGACCGGCCTGTTCGGCGGCGAGGGTTTTATCATGCAGAAGCTGGAGGGGGACGGGCTGGCCTTCCTCCATGCCGGGGGAACGATCGTGGAGCGGGTGCTCTCGGCGGGGGAAACCCTGCACGTGGATACCGGCTGCCTGGTTGCCATGGAGCCGACCGTCAGCTTCGACATCCAGCAGGCAGGCAACATCAAGACTGCACTGTTCGGCGGCGAGGGACTGTTCTTTGCCCGGCTGACCGGGCCGGGCCGGGTCTGGCTCCAGTCGCTCCCCTTCTCGCGCCTGGCTGGCCGCATGCTCCAGGCCTCTCCCCAGCGGGGCGGCGGCAAGGATGAGGGGTCGCTGCTCGGCTCGCTGGGGACGCTGATCGGCGGGGATCGCTGA
- a CDS encoding tellurite resistance TerB family protein codes for MIDGAKLLGGLLNGSLNSTLGGMTKGRLPGKAALGMGILGVAIAAFEHFSSQNRDASPPATGRSGSGSSPPPPPPFGGSSPSPPPGSVPPPLVGTDPVLLLRAMISAAHADGSLDDAERRRITAHLERARLSGEERSFLASELETPRPLADIVAAVTTPADAEQVFAVSLLAVEVDSQAERAYLEQLRQALGIEPLKAVEIARSIGC; via the coding sequence ATGATCGATGGGGCGAAGCTGCTGGGGGGGCTGCTGAATGGTTCCCTGAACTCAACCCTGGGCGGCATGACCAAGGGCAGGCTGCCCGGAAAGGCCGCCCTGGGCATGGGCATCCTGGGGGTGGCCATTGCCGCTTTCGAACACTTCAGCAGCCAGAACAGGGATGCCTCGCCCCCCGCCACGGGGAGGAGCGGTTCCGGTTCTTCGCCACCCCCTCCGCCCCCCTTTGGCGGGAGTTCGCCGTCCCCGCCTCCCGGGAGCGTACCCCCGCCCTTGGTCGGAACCGATCCGGTCCTGCTGCTGCGGGCCATGATCAGTGCCGCCCATGCCGACGGCTCGCTGGACGACGCCGAGCGGCGGCGCATCACCGCTCACCTGGAGCGGGCACGGCTGAGCGGGGAGGAACGTTCCTTTCTGGCCAGCGAGCTGGAGACGCCCCGTCCCCTGGCCGATATCGTTGCCGCGGTCACAACCCCTGCCGATGCCGAACAGGTGTTCGCCGTCTCTCTGCTGGCGGTGGAGGTGGACAGCCAGGCGGAGCGGGCCTACCTGGAGCAGTTGCGCCAGGCCCTGGGGATCGAGCCCCTGAAGGCGGTGGAAATCGCCCGCAGCATCGGGTGCTGA
- a CDS encoding glucose 1-dehydrogenase, with product MKLDGKVAIITGAGRGIGRAIALRLGADGAAMVVSDVNGDNATKVAEEIKARGGKAMALRTDVTSEADVKDLIDTAVRQHGRLDIMVANAGIANIKMSIEMTGAEWDQIMAVNTKGAFLCDTMAARQMIKQGHSETPGSGGKIINCASIAAHSGFSILAAYSASKFAVRGFTQALAKELGPYKINVNAYCPGIVGTDMWTLIDEKMGPYLGMQKGEVLKEYTKLITAGRVSVPEDVACFVSYLASSDADYMTGQSVMIDGGIIMN from the coding sequence ATGAAACTGGACGGAAAAGTAGCAATCATTACCGGAGCAGGCAGGGGGATCGGCAGGGCGATCGCATTACGCCTTGGCGCGGATGGTGCGGCAATGGTCGTCAGCGATGTGAATGGTGACAACGCGACAAAAGTCGCCGAGGAAATCAAGGCCCGGGGGGGCAAGGCCATGGCGCTGCGCACCGACGTCACCAGTGAGGCTGATGTGAAAGATCTGATTGATACGGCTGTTCGCCAACATGGCAGGCTGGACATCATGGTTGCCAATGCCGGTATCGCCAATATCAAGATGAGTATCGAGATGACTGGCGCAGAGTGGGACCAGATCATGGCGGTGAATACCAAGGGGGCATTCCTCTGCGACACCATGGCCGCGCGCCAGATGATCAAACAGGGGCACAGCGAAACACCCGGTTCGGGGGGGAAGATCATTAACTGCGCCAGTATCGCGGCCCATTCCGGCTTCTCGATCCTCGCCGCCTACAGCGCCTCAAAGTTTGCCGTCAGGGGCTTCACTCAGGCCCTGGCAAAGGAGCTGGGACCGTACAAGATCAACGTCAACGCCTACTGCCCGGGGATCGTGGGGACGGACATGTGGACGCTTATCGACGAGAAGATGGGCCCCTATCTGGGCATGCAGAAGGGTGAGGTGCTCAAGGAGTACACCAAGCTGATCACCGCGGGTCGGGTCAGTGTGCCGGAAGATGTGGCCTGTTTCGTCTCCTACCTGGCCTCCAGCGATGCAGACTACATGACCGGCCAGTCGGTCATGATCGATGGCGGCATCATCATGAACTGA
- a CDS encoding sigma-54-dependent transcriptional regulator: MPQNQIGPNPESRILIVDDEGTSLLILENYLQHHGHVAICAANGREALALLKKQPVDLVISDLVMPGMGGIEFMDLAKERHPGLPFIFYTALGSIESAVSAIKQGAFDYLEKPLDPKTFDVVIQRALEFARLSHENVQLREHFAELFSFQNIVTQSPAMRTVLELASRVAASPRTTVSLTGESGTGKEVLARAIHFASGCLPSNFVAVNCAAIPEALLESELFGHVRGAFTGAERDREGKFSLARGGTVLLDEIGDMPLPLQAKLLRVLEERTFEKVGDNRPQPVDFRVIVATYRDLAQLVRKGRFREDLYHRINVVPIAIPPLRERLEDIPLLVDFFLKLFRQHQGKALPGVSKKAMDLLIAHSWPGNVRELRNVLEYAAIMVSDELIRPEHLRLSSSSPSASALPSSSGTVEFHISLPAEDVSLDAVVSRVLESALQRCHGNKSRAAALLKVNRKMFYR; this comes from the coding sequence ATGCCACAGAACCAGATTGGCCCGAATCCTGAAAGCCGCATCCTGATCGTTGATGACGAGGGGACGTCCCTGCTGATTCTGGAGAACTACCTCCAGCACCATGGGCATGTGGCGATCTGCGCCGCCAACGGTCGTGAGGCACTCGCCCTGCTGAAAAAGCAGCCGGTTGACCTGGTCATATCCGATCTGGTCATGCCGGGAATGGGCGGGATCGAGTTCATGGATCTGGCCAAGGAACGGCACCCGGGACTCCCTTTTATCTTCTATACGGCACTGGGGAGCATCGAGAGCGCGGTCTCGGCCATCAAGCAGGGCGCCTTCGACTATCTGGAAAAGCCGCTGGACCCCAAGACCTTCGACGTGGTCATCCAGCGCGCCCTGGAGTTTGCCCGCCTCTCCCACGAGAACGTTCAACTGCGCGAGCATTTCGCCGAGTTGTTCAGTTTCCAGAACATCGTGACCCAATCTCCTGCCATGCGCACGGTCCTGGAGTTGGCCTCCCGGGTGGCCGCGTCCCCCCGGACCACCGTCAGCCTGACCGGCGAGAGCGGCACCGGCAAGGAGGTGCTGGCCCGGGCGATCCATTTTGCCTCCGGCTGCCTGCCGAGCAATTTCGTGGCGGTCAACTGCGCCGCCATCCCCGAGGCGCTTCTGGAGAGCGAGTTGTTCGGCCATGTGCGCGGCGCGTTCACCGGGGCGGAACGTGACCGTGAGGGGAAGTTCAGCCTGGCCCGGGGGGGAACCGTCCTTCTGGACGAGATCGGCGACATGCCGCTTCCGCTCCAGGCCAAGCTGCTGCGGGTACTGGAGGAGCGGACCTTCGAGAAGGTGGGGGACAACCGCCCGCAGCCGGTAGATTTCCGGGTTATCGTTGCCACCTATCGCGACCTAGCCCAGCTGGTACGCAAGGGCAGATTCCGCGAAGACCTGTACCATCGCATCAACGTTGTTCCCATCGCGATCCCCCCCCTCAGGGAGCGGCTGGAGGACATCCCGCTTTTGGTGGACTTCTTCCTGAAGCTCTTCCGCCAGCACCAGGGGAAGGCGCTTCCGGGGGTCTCGAAGAAAGCCATGGACCTGCTCATCGCCCACTCCTGGCCGGGCAATGTGCGCGAGCTGCGCAACGTGCTGGAATATGCCGCCATCATGGTCAGCGACGAGCTGATCCGGCCCGAACACCTGCGCCTCTCCTCCTCTTCGCCGTCAGCCTCTGCTCTCCCGTCCTCCAGCGGCACCGTTGAATTCCACATCAGTCTCCCCGCCGAAGATGTTTCCCTGGATGCCGTCGTCTCCCGGGTCCTGGAAAGCGCCCTCCAGCGTTGCCACGGCAACAAGTCCCGGGCCGCGGCCCTGCTCAAGGTCAACCGCAAGATGTTCTATCGCTGA